Proteins from a single region of Weeksella virosa DSM 16922:
- a CDS encoding SAM hydrolase/SAM-dependent halogenase family protein has translation MSIITLTTDFGHKDYFVASLKGRILSELPDSVIVDISHEISHYDITETAYILQKAYPNFPRGTIHIVGVNALLHRKYKPMCFFFDGHYFIGADNGFISLLCDDKLPDEIVEININPEAIDGLSPVKDIFIPVACHLARGGVMNLVGNPRTDYLKYNNLNPLYRDDRIIQGNIIYIDHFGNAITNITKKFFDQHAQNRNFRINLRKENFTAIEINQIHDHYFDIVTDFKKEVFVNGRPICLFNSAGSLEITTYNSNPSQFAPANELMGLRKGDNILIEFIDP, from the coding sequence ATGTCAATAATAACATTAACTACTGATTTCGGACATAAAGATTACTTTGTAGCCTCGTTAAAAGGTCGTATTCTAAGTGAATTACCGGATAGTGTAATTGTTGATATTTCTCATGAAATAAGCCACTATGACATCACTGAAACGGCTTATATTCTACAAAAAGCTTATCCTAACTTTCCGAGAGGGACTATCCATATTGTAGGGGTAAATGCATTGTTACATCGCAAATACAAGCCAATGTGCTTTTTTTTTGATGGTCATTACTTTATAGGTGCTGATAATGGTTTTATTTCGTTGTTGTGTGATGATAAACTACCCGACGAAATTGTAGAAATCAATATTAATCCTGAAGCGATTGATGGGCTGAGTCCGGTAAAAGACATATTTATTCCGGTAGCTTGTCATTTGGCTCGTGGTGGTGTGATGAATTTGGTTGGCAATCCACGAACCGATTATTTAAAATACAATAATCTAAATCCGCTCTATCGTGATGATCGCATAATACAAGGAAATATCATTTACATTGATCATTTTGGCAATGCTATAACGAATATTACTAAAAAGTTTTTCGATCAACATGCACAAAATCGCAACTTTAGAATTAACCTGCGAAAAGAAAATTTTACAGCTATCGAAATCAATCAAATACATGATCATTATTTCGATATTGTTACCGATTTCAAAAAAGAAGTTTTTGTTAATGGTCGACCAATTTGTTTATTCAATAGTGCTGGCTCATTAGAAATCACCACCTACAACAGCAATCCGTCACAGTTTGCTCCTGCCAATGAATTGATGGGATTAAGAAAAGGTGACAACATTCTTATTGAGTTTATTGATCCTTAA
- a CDS encoding YihY/virulence factor BrkB family protein yields MQKIKDLYKIIIQTIVEFTDDRLMKMSASLTYYAMFSLSPVLLIVLSMASLLYKKEAIENRLYYEIKELVGSELAIQIQDFVANSAVSGDSNIALIIGVGVLIFGATTVFTDMQDSFNLIWRIEAVPKRAMLKFLANRGVSFLFIMILGFILFSSVIVSSLVVRFGEDILHWLDISQTISASTFMMINNILSYVLAVIVFFLLFKFLPDIKVKPKPILIGSLVTAGLFFVAKYFISYYLSISKYNTIFGSAGSIVILLLYIYYNAAIMYFGAKFTKVFTEYYGFGVHPSKIAKRRIVKFEE; encoded by the coding sequence ATGCAAAAAATAAAAGATTTATATAAAATTATAATACAAACCATTGTCGAGTTTACAGACGATCGTCTTATGAAAATGAGTGCTTCGTTAACCTATTACGCAATGTTTTCTTTATCGCCCGTTCTACTAATCGTCCTTTCGATGGCAAGCTTACTGTATAAAAAAGAAGCAATCGAGAATAGACTATATTACGAAATCAAAGAATTGGTGGGTTCGGAATTGGCTATCCAAATTCAAGACTTTGTAGCAAACTCAGCCGTTTCGGGAGATAGCAATATTGCTTTGATTATAGGTGTCGGAGTTTTAATTTTTGGTGCTACAACCGTGTTTACCGATATGCAAGATAGCTTCAATCTCATTTGGCGCATAGAAGCTGTTCCCAAAAGAGCCATGCTCAAGTTTTTAGCCAATCGCGGGGTTTCCTTTCTGTTTATCATGATTTTGGGATTTATTTTGTTTTCATCCGTCATCGTAAGCAGTTTAGTTGTACGTTTTGGTGAAGATATACTCCATTGGCTCGACATCAGTCAAACCATATCTGCTTCCACATTTATGATGATTAATAACATTTTATCATACGTATTAGCTGTTATAGTTTTTTTCTTACTATTCAAATTCTTGCCCGACATCAAAGTCAAACCCAAGCCCATCCTCATTGGTTCCTTAGTAACAGCAGGTTTATTCTTTGTAGCCAAATATTTTATCAGTTATTACCTATCCATTTCCAAATACAATACAATTTTTGGTTCAGCAGGATCCATCGTCATTCTATTGTTATATATCTATTACAATGCAGCCATAATGTACTTTGGTGCAAAATTTACAAAAGTATTTACCGAATACTATGGATTTGGAGTTCATCCAAGCAAAATAGCAAAGCGAAGAATAGTTAAATTCGAAGAATGA
- a CDS encoding 2-oxo acid dehydrogenase subunit E2: MAEIINMPRLSDTMEEGTVVKWHKSVGDEVAEGDILAEIETDKAIQEFESEYDGVLLYQGVKENEPVPVDTVLAIIGEKGEDIASLISGGTQEKEDTTQETIKEEAEKSTQSTVKKQIPSNVHVINMPRLSDTMEEGTVTSWHKNVGDKVAEGDILADIETDKAVQEFESEYDGVLLYQGVKENEPVPVDTILAIIGEKGADISAVLEQGSAVANQEEVEIIDDEKPVVVELEVKKTGEHSTETTPSEERIFASPLARKIAEDKGIDLVQVKGSGDNGRIIRKDVENFTPLAQHTVGSESVASPNIVAGEDKHIPNSSMRKVIAKRLAESKFTAPHYYLNIELDMDNAIEARKQINALPNTKISFNDMVVKAVAMALKKHPSVNASWADNEIVQYGDINIGVAVAVEDGLLVPVVRNADQKSYTQLSAEIKDYATRARDRKLKADEMEKSTFSVSNLGMFGIESFTSIINQPNSCIMSIGAIVEKPVVKNGQIVVGNTMMISLACDHRTVDGATGAQFLQTFKAYMENPVAMLV; this comes from the coding sequence ATGGCAGAAATAATTAATATGCCTCGCTTAAGCGATACAATGGAAGAAGGTACCGTTGTAAAATGGCACAAAAGTGTTGGAGATGAAGTTGCAGAAGGTGATATTCTTGCCGAAATCGAAACTGATAAAGCTATCCAAGAATTCGAGTCGGAATATGATGGGGTTTTGCTCTACCAAGGTGTGAAAGAAAACGAGCCAGTACCAGTAGATACAGTTTTAGCAATTATCGGTGAAAAAGGAGAAGATATAGCTAGTTTAATATCTGGCGGAACACAAGAAAAAGAAGATACAACTCAAGAAACCATCAAAGAAGAGGCAGAAAAATCTACTCAATCTACTGTCAAAAAACAAATTCCGTCCAATGTTCATGTTATCAATATGCCTCGTTTGAGTGATACAATGGAAGAGGGAACAGTGACGTCTTGGCATAAAAATGTTGGCGACAAAGTAGCGGAGGGAGATATTTTAGCGGATATCGAAACTGATAAAGCAGTTCAAGAATTCGAATCAGAATATGATGGAGTTCTCTTGTATCAAGGAGTAAAAGAAAATGAGCCTGTTCCAGTGGATACAATATTAGCCATTATCGGAGAAAAAGGAGCTGATATAAGTGCTGTTTTAGAGCAAGGTTCTGCAGTAGCTAATCAAGAAGAGGTAGAAATCATAGATGATGAAAAGCCAGTTGTGGTAGAGTTGGAGGTTAAGAAAACTGGTGAACATTCTACCGAAACAACCCCTAGCGAAGAAAGAATTTTTGCTTCACCACTCGCCCGTAAAATTGCAGAAGATAAAGGAATAGATTTAGTACAAGTAAAAGGTAGTGGAGACAACGGTAGAATTATACGTAAAGATGTAGAAAACTTCACACCATTAGCACAACATACAGTAGGTTCTGAATCGGTTGCATCTCCTAATATAGTTGCAGGAGAAGATAAACATATCCCGAACTCGAGTATGAGGAAAGTAATTGCAAAACGCTTGGCTGAATCTAAATTCACCGCACCTCATTATTACCTCAATATCGAGCTTGATATGGATAATGCAATTGAAGCAAGAAAACAAATTAATGCGTTACCCAATACAAAAATATCTTTCAACGATATGGTTGTGAAAGCTGTTGCTATGGCTCTGAAAAAACATCCTTCAGTAAATGCAAGTTGGGCCGATAATGAGATTGTACAATATGGAGATATCAATATCGGAGTAGCAGTTGCAGTAGAGGATGGTCTATTGGTACCAGTTGTACGCAACGCAGATCAGAAAAGTTATACCCAACTTTCGGCCGAAATCAAAGATTATGCAACCCGTGCAAGAGATCGCAAATTGAAAGCCGATGAAATGGAGAAATCTACCTTTTCGGTGTCTAATTTAGGAATGTTCGGGATAGAATCATTTACATCTATTATCAATCAACCAAATTCGTGCATCATGTCTATAGGCGCAATCGTAGAAAAGCCAGTCGTGAAAAACGGACAAATTGTTGTAGGAAACACCATGATGATTTCCTTAGCATGTGATCACAGAACAGTAGACGGAGCAACAGGAGCACAATTTCTGCAAACCTTCAAAGCATATATGGAAAATCCTGTCGCCATGTTGGTGTAG
- a CDS encoding CopD family protein, with the protein MEYNYLIYKALHVIFVVSYFAGLFYIVRLMIYHTDTQELPSPDKEILQKQFTFMEKRLWNVITVPAFIILVVMGLNMLYKHPGLMNTLWMKFKLIMVVLLFIYHYWCWKTLREIQNNIFRYTSVRLRMMNEVATIILFAVVFAVIQKTDFAKNWVWAVISFFGVGILIMAIVKIVNRHKK; encoded by the coding sequence ATGGAATACAATTACCTGATATATAAAGCATTACACGTTATTTTTGTCGTTAGTTATTTTGCTGGACTTTTCTATATTGTCCGACTAATGATTTATCATACCGACACACAAGAACTCCCCTCTCCGGATAAAGAAATTCTACAAAAGCAATTTACTTTTATGGAGAAAAGGCTATGGAATGTTATCACTGTGCCTGCTTTTATAATTCTTGTAGTAATGGGTCTAAATATGCTGTATAAGCATCCTGGTCTGATGAATACGCTTTGGATGAAATTCAAGCTTATTATGGTTGTTTTGCTTTTTATTTATCATTATTGGTGTTGGAAAACATTACGAGAAATACAAAACAATATTTTCCGTTATACTTCTGTTCGACTACGAATGATGAATGAAGTTGCAACTATTATTCTCTTTGCAGTCGTATTTGCGGTAATCCAAAAAACAGATTTTGCCAAAAATTGGGTTTGGGCAGTAATTAGTTTTTTTGGAGTTGGAATTCTAATCATGGCGATTGTGAAAATTGTCAATCGGCACAAAAAATAA
- the pdhA gene encoding pyruvate dehydrogenase (acetyl-transferring) E1 component subunit alpha produces MEKLTKETYLQWYKEMTFWRRFEDKCRSLYLKQKIRGFLHLYNGQEALPAGFLHAMQKGDRVITAYRCHIWPMAMGVDPKEVMAELCGKATGTSKGLGGSMHIFSKEHNFFGGHGIVGGQIPLGAGMAFGDKYNGKNHVTICLMGDGATRQGVLHETFNMAMNWKLPVVFVCENNQYAMGTSVKRTANHEDIWKLGLGYDMPSYPVDGMDPVKVAEAAYEAIERARRGDGPTFLDVRTYRYRGHSMSDAEPYRTKEEVEEYKQEDPILHVQSHLLANKWATQEELDNMVEEVKKEVEACVDFAENSPFPEEDVMYKYIYSEPDYPFLDKLEKN; encoded by the coding sequence ATGGAAAAATTAACAAAAGAAACCTATCTACAATGGTATAAAGAAATGACCTTTTGGCGTCGTTTCGAAGATAAATGTCGTTCTCTGTATTTGAAACAAAAAATACGCGGATTTTTACACCTATATAACGGTCAAGAGGCATTGCCAGCTGGTTTTTTACATGCTATGCAAAAAGGAGACAGAGTGATAACTGCTTATCGTTGTCATATCTGGCCAATGGCAATGGGAGTGGATCCTAAAGAGGTTATGGCAGAACTTTGCGGGAAAGCTACAGGAACTTCAAAAGGTTTAGGGGGCTCGATGCATATTTTTAGTAAAGAACATAATTTTTTCGGAGGTCACGGGATTGTTGGAGGACAAATTCCTTTAGGAGCTGGTATGGCCTTTGGTGATAAATATAATGGTAAAAACCATGTTACAATCTGTCTTATGGGTGATGGAGCTACACGACAAGGTGTACTACACGAAACCTTCAATATGGCAATGAACTGGAAGTTGCCAGTTGTTTTTGTGTGTGAGAATAACCAATACGCCATGGGGACATCTGTAAAGAGAACTGCCAACCATGAGGATATCTGGAAGTTGGGTCTTGGGTACGATATGCCTTCTTATCCTGTAGACGGAATGGATCCAGTGAAAGTAGCTGAAGCAGCCTATGAAGCGATTGAGCGAGCTCGTCGTGGCGATGGACCAACTTTTTTAGATGTTCGTACCTATCGTTACCGAGGTCATTCGATGTCAGATGCAGAACCTTATCGAACTAAAGAAGAGGTGGAGGAGTACAAACAAGAAGATCCGATTCTACATGTGCAATCGCATTTGTTAGCAAATAAATGGGCAACTCAAGAAGAACTTGACAATATGGTAGAAGAAGTAAAAAAAGAAGTGGAAGCTTGCGTAGATTTCGCTGAGAATTCTCCATTCCCAGAAGAAGATGTAATGTATAAATATATATACTCAGAACCTGATTATCCTTTTTTAGATAAATTAGAAAAAAACTAA
- a CDS encoding YifB family Mg chelatase-like AAA ATPase, translated as MLVKVYGSAIFGVESKMITVEVNIDNGVGYHLVGLPDSAIKESNFRISAALKNVGYKIPGKKITINMAPADLQKEGSAYDLSIAIGILAASEQIKTDHLDRYIIMGELSLDGSLRPIKGALPIAIQAKLDGFDGFILPKENANEASVVQGLKVYGIENIKTLIDFLNDEAELEPHRVDIESEFNQLVENYPYDFSDVKGQENVKRAMEIAAAGGHNIILIGPPGSGKTMLAKRIASILPPMSIEESLETTKIHSVAGKLPKNGLITIRPFSSPHHSVSDVALVGGGSYPQPGEISLAHNGVLFLDELPEFKRSVLEVMRQPLEDREVTISRAKFTVTYPASFMLVASMNPSPSGYFADDPKNTSSLAEMQRYMNRISGPLLDRIDLHIEVNPVPFDDLSKERNGEKSATIRARVLKARQLQIDRYEGLNIHYNAQIGTKELDKFCSLDEQSKNLIKIAMERLNLSARAYDRILRVARTIADLDNAENINSTHIAEAIQYRSLDRDQWG; from the coding sequence ATGTTGGTAAAAGTTTACGGAAGCGCCATCTTTGGTGTCGAATCTAAAATGATTACTGTAGAAGTTAACATCGACAATGGAGTCGGTTATCATCTTGTTGGCTTGCCCGATAGTGCAATAAAAGAAAGCAACTTTCGGATTAGTGCTGCGCTAAAAAATGTAGGTTATAAAATTCCTGGTAAAAAAATCACCATCAACATGGCTCCAGCAGATTTACAAAAAGAAGGTTCTGCTTATGATTTGAGCATTGCGATCGGTATTTTAGCAGCATCAGAACAAATAAAAACTGATCATCTTGATCGCTATATCATTATGGGCGAGTTATCTCTAGACGGCTCTCTACGCCCGATAAAGGGAGCCCTACCTATTGCAATACAAGCAAAACTCGATGGTTTTGATGGTTTTATCTTACCAAAAGAAAATGCAAATGAAGCCTCGGTTGTGCAAGGGTTGAAAGTTTATGGCATTGAAAACATTAAAACTTTAATTGATTTTTTGAATGACGAAGCTGAACTAGAACCTCATCGGGTGGATATTGAAAGTGAATTCAATCAACTGGTCGAAAACTATCCATATGATTTCTCGGATGTTAAAGGACAGGAAAATGTAAAACGAGCAATGGAAATCGCTGCCGCAGGTGGACACAATATCATCCTAATCGGGCCACCAGGAAGCGGAAAAACCATGTTAGCAAAACGCATTGCCTCTATCTTACCACCGATGAGTATCGAAGAATCTTTAGAGACAACAAAAATTCATAGCGTTGCAGGAAAATTACCAAAAAATGGTCTGATAACTATTCGCCCATTCAGCTCGCCGCATCATTCGGTTTCGGATGTTGCTTTGGTAGGAGGAGGCTCGTATCCGCAACCGGGCGAAATTTCTTTGGCTCATAACGGTGTTTTATTCTTGGACGAGCTGCCAGAATTCAAGCGTTCTGTTTTAGAGGTAATGCGTCAACCGCTCGAAGATCGAGAAGTTACGATTTCGCGTGCTAAATTTACCGTTACCTACCCTGCTAGTTTCATGTTGGTTGCCTCGATGAATCCCAGCCCAAGTGGATATTTTGCTGATGATCCTAAGAATACTTCGAGCTTGGCCGAAATGCAACGTTATATGAATCGGATTTCTGGACCATTGCTCGATAGAATCGATTTGCATATTGAGGTAAATCCGGTTCCTTTTGATGATTTATCAAAGGAAAGAAATGGTGAAAAAAGTGCAACTATTCGTGCAAGAGTGCTAAAAGCAAGACAGCTACAAATTGATCGGTATGAAGGGTTGAATATCCATTACAATGCACAGATCGGCACAAAAGAGTTAGATAAATTTTGTTCGCTCGATGAGCAATCGAAAAATTTAATAAAAATTGCGATGGAAAGATTGAACCTTTCTGCTCGGGCATATGATCGTATCTTACGTGTTGCTAGAACGATAGCCGACTTAGACAACGCCGAAAATATTAATAGTACGCACATTGCAGAGGCCATACAATATAGAAGTCTTGATAGAGATCAATGGGGATGA
- a CDS encoding ATP-dependent Clp protease adaptor ClpS produces MYFNVKPLIETSPETDIEVLTEEKEQNQIIVHNDDVNTFDWVIESLIDVCDHTPEQAEQCTLIIHYNGKCDVLTGEYTYLKPRCEELLNRGISAEIV; encoded by the coding sequence ATGTATTTTAACGTAAAACCTCTTATCGAAACAAGTCCTGAAACGGATATTGAGGTATTAACAGAAGAAAAAGAACAAAATCAGATCATTGTTCATAACGACGATGTTAACACCTTCGATTGGGTAATCGAATCACTTATTGATGTTTGCGATCATACACCAGAACAAGCAGAACAATGTACACTAATTATACATTATAATGGTAAATGTGATGTGCTAACAGGAGAATATACTTACCTGAAGCCTAGATGCGAAGAGCTCTTGAATAGAGGCATCTCTGCAGAAATTGTATAA
- a CDS encoding cytidine deaminase, whose amino-acid sequence MELKNISFQYKEYSNKESLPSQLNLLVEKALLISKQAYVPYSNFHVGAALELENGEIFSSTNQENASYPVGTCAERGLLFYVASQYPTEKIIRLAVSSEDLAQPLPPCGMCRQVILEYEKKQGKSIEIILSGKSGKVYVLPSAASLLPLHFDEKYLEP is encoded by the coding sequence ATGGAATTAAAAAATATATCGTTCCAGTATAAGGAATATTCGAACAAGGAAAGTTTGCCAAGCCAATTGAACTTATTGGTAGAAAAGGCATTATTAATCTCTAAGCAAGCATATGTGCCCTATTCTAATTTTCATGTTGGTGCAGCATTAGAATTAGAAAATGGAGAAATATTTTCAAGTACTAATCAAGAAAATGCTTCTTATCCTGTAGGAACATGTGCAGAGCGAGGATTGTTGTTTTATGTAGCATCACAATATCCTACCGAAAAAATAATCCGTTTGGCTGTTTCTTCAGAAGATTTAGCACAACCTCTACCGCCATGCGGGATGTGTAGGCAAGTAATCTTAGAGTATGAAAAAAAACAAGGAAAATCAATCGAGATAATTTTGTCAGGTAAGAGTGGTAAAGTCTATGTATTACCTTCTGCGGCAAGCTTATTACCTTTGCATTTTGATGAGAAATATTTAGAACCTTAA
- a CDS encoding ABC transporter permease subunit, with product MFTIYKKEISHFFLGFTAYIAAFVFILICSLFLWFFDQEYNIFQSGLASLNPFFIIAPWVFLLLIPALTMKLIAEEQNNGTLLWLFTQPINTQQIVLGKFFAVLSVLVFLLVLSFVYVYSLQQLVIPEQNIDYGILFSAYIGIFLIGTLFTSVGLLSSSLSNNQVIAFVLAVFINFILYFGLQGLASYNLLGNIDYYVLKMSAQTHFTSFLKGVIDTRSFLYFIILSTFFIFATMQIIELKKRKS from the coding sequence ATGTTTACCATTTATAAGAAAGAAATTTCACATTTTTTTTTAGGTTTCACAGCCTATATTGCCGCCTTTGTTTTTATACTAATTTGCAGTTTATTTCTTTGGTTTTTCGATCAAGAATACAATATTTTCCAAAGCGGATTAGCTTCTCTCAACCCTTTCTTTATTATCGCTCCGTGGGTATTTCTATTATTAATCCCTGCCCTGACCATGAAACTCATTGCAGAAGAACAAAACAACGGAACCCTTTTGTGGCTATTTACGCAACCTATAAACACACAACAAATCGTACTAGGAAAATTTTTCGCCGTTTTATCGGTACTTGTTTTTTTGCTGGTGCTGAGTTTTGTCTATGTTTATAGCCTACAGCAATTGGTAATACCAGAACAAAACATCGATTACGGCATTCTTTTTTCTGCCTATATCGGTATATTTTTGATCGGGACACTATTCACTAGCGTCGGTCTCCTCTCTTCTTCGCTAAGCAACAACCAGGTCATTGCCTTTGTTTTGGCCGTGTTTATTAACTTTATTCTCTACTTCGGATTACAAGGTTTGGCATCTTATAATTTATTAGGGAACATCGATTATTATGTACTAAAAATGAGTGCTCAAACGCATTTCACATCTTTCCTAAAAGGCGTAATCGATACACGATCGTTCTTGTATTTTATTATACTTTCTACATTTTTCATATTCGCAACTATGCAAATTATCGAACTCAAAAAAAGAAAATCATAA
- a CDS encoding PhoH family protein, with translation MTEITLELTEINAQDFYGANNEHLRRIKEYFPKLKIIARGKKLTVVGNEELLQAFEKKTAQIIKHIQHYNRLSNRDLEIIMTSDLQEEKQMVIHDDIIVHGVSGKIIKAHTPGQKELVSKVHKNDMVFAIGPAGTGKTYTGVALAVQALKNKEVKRIILTRPAVEAGESLGFLPGDLKEKLDPYLQPLYDALKDMIHFEKLASYIEKGVIEVAPLAFMRGRTLDEAFVILDEAQNTTHSQMKMFLTRMGKNSKFMITGDPEQVDLPPKQKSGLREAISILKNVKDIGFVYLDEKDVVRHKLVRDILHAYKMNEDRERELIQKKES, from the coding sequence TTGACAGAAATTACATTAGAACTTACCGAAATTAATGCGCAAGACTTTTATGGCGCCAATAATGAGCACCTTAGACGCATAAAAGAATACTTTCCTAAACTAAAAATTATTGCCCGTGGTAAAAAACTTACTGTCGTAGGAAATGAAGAACTTCTACAGGCTTTCGAAAAGAAAACTGCACAGATAATTAAACATATACAGCATTATAATCGACTTTCTAATCGAGATCTAGAGATTATCATGACTTCAGATTTGCAAGAAGAAAAACAAATGGTAATCCACGATGATATTATTGTACATGGTGTAAGTGGAAAAATCATCAAAGCGCATACGCCTGGCCAAAAAGAATTGGTAAGCAAAGTGCATAAAAATGATATGGTTTTTGCAATTGGGCCAGCCGGAACTGGGAAAACATATACCGGCGTTGCCTTGGCTGTGCAAGCTCTGAAAAACAAAGAAGTAAAACGAATTATCCTTACACGCCCTGCTGTAGAAGCAGGAGAAAGTTTAGGATTTTTACCTGGAGACCTCAAAGAAAAACTAGATCCCTATTTGCAACCATTATACGATGCATTGAAAGATATGATCCATTTCGAGAAACTAGCATCCTATATAGAAAAAGGTGTGATAGAAGTAGCTCCTTTGGCTTTTATGCGAGGACGAACGCTCGATGAAGCTTTTGTTATACTGGATGAAGCACAGAATACCACACATTCTCAGATGAAAATGTTTCTGACTCGAATGGGGAAAAATTCTAAGTTTATGATAACTGGAGATCCAGAACAAGTAGATTTACCACCAAAACAAAAGTCGGGTTTACGGGAAGCAATTTCTATACTGAAAAATGTAAAAGATATAGGATTTGTATATCTAGACGAAAAAGATGTAGTTCGACACAAATTGGTTAGAGATATTTTACACGCATACAAAATGAATGAAGACCGAGAAAGAGAACTGATCCAAAAAAAAGAATCGTAG
- a CDS encoding RNA polymerase sigma factor, producing the protein MDFKAFVKEYQQKVYWQVRRMVYNHEDTNDLVQDIFVKVYTNFDQFRGNAKLSSWVYRIAFNETINFLNKQARERTLSLDELALDSIDKLKDDIYFDGDDTEILLQKAIASLPVKQRMVFLYKYYEELKYDEIAEILGGSVGGLKASYHHAVKKIKDFIYQHH; encoded by the coding sequence TTGGATTTTAAAGCGTTTGTTAAAGAATATCAACAAAAAGTTTATTGGCAGGTGCGTCGCATGGTGTATAATCATGAGGATACGAATGATTTAGTACAGGATATTTTTGTGAAAGTATATACAAATTTTGATCAGTTTCGTGGTAATGCTAAACTTTCTTCTTGGGTGTATAGAATTGCTTTTAACGAAACGATAAATTTTCTGAATAAACAAGCTAGAGAACGTACTTTATCATTAGACGAATTAGCTTTAGATTCTATAGATAAATTGAAAGATGATATTTATTTTGATGGTGATGATACTGAAATACTTTTACAGAAGGCTATTGCAAGTTTGCCTGTCAAACAACGCATGGTATTTTTATATAAATATTACGAAGAATTAAAATATGATGAAATAGCTGAAATTTTAGGTGGTAGTGTTGGAGGTTTGAAAGCTTCTTATCATCATGCTGTAAAGAAAATAAAAGACTTTATTTATCAACATCATTAA
- the prmA gene encoding 50S ribosomal protein L11 methyltransferase: MTNYNEYTFTILPKNPWTEITIAMIAELPFESFVENEFGFQAYIPKELDDEQAVNAIIETISDAKIQYIRQEIEQQNWNAEWEKNFEPIQVNDQCIIRADFHPTEENYPYEIIITPKMSFGTGHHETTHMMVEYILENNFLGKDILDMGCGTSILAILAMKKGANFAEAIDIDEWAVENSLENAKKNTVSIDAKLGDSSLLGRKQFDAIFANINKNILLKDIPKYSEVLARDGDLYLSGLLDIDFDDILATCTENGLKFVTKKERNNWIALHFIKK; this comes from the coding sequence ATGACCAATTATAACGAATATACATTTACTATTTTACCCAAAAATCCTTGGACCGAAATTACAATCGCAATGATTGCCGAATTACCTTTCGAAAGTTTTGTAGAAAACGAATTTGGTTTTCAGGCATATATCCCAAAAGAATTGGATGACGAACAAGCAGTGAATGCGATTATAGAAACAATAAGCGATGCCAAAATACAATATATTCGACAAGAAATTGAACAACAAAATTGGAATGCCGAATGGGAGAAAAACTTCGAACCTATACAGGTAAATGATCAATGCATAATCCGAGCTGACTTTCATCCTACCGAAGAAAACTACCCTTATGAGATTATTATTACGCCAAAAATGTCTTTTGGGACAGGACATCATGAAACAACTCATATGATGGTGGAATATATTCTAGAAAATAATTTCCTGGGAAAAGATATTCTAGATATGGGTTGTGGAACATCTATTCTTGCAATATTGGCAATGAAAAAAGGTGCTAACTTTGCTGAAGCTATTGATATTGACGAATGGGCTGTGGAAAACTCACTCGAAAATGCGAAAAAAAACACAGTCAGCATCGACGCCAAATTGGGGGATTCTTCATTATTGGGTAGAAAACAATTTGATGCTATCTTTGCCAATATCAATAAAAATATCTTATTAAAAGATATTCCAAAATATAGTGAAGTTTTAGCAAGAGACGGTGATTTATATTTGAGTGGATTGTTGGATATCGATTTCGATGATATTTTGGCAACATGTACAGAAAATGGTCTGAAATTTGTGACGAAAAAAGAACGAAACAACTGGATTGCTTTACATTTTATCAAAAAATAA